The Siniperca chuatsi isolate FFG_IHB_CAS linkage group LG12, ASM2008510v1, whole genome shotgun sequence genome has a segment encoding these proteins:
- the tmem169b gene encoding transmembrane protein 169, with translation MAQVEEPQTEGEGSPQMISLRSDVSGNHVDDGEVGPSIRRKRRKKKDPRPESIIVYRSEMERAPGEDQGGEEGAERSAEEGAKFLCTPTGEGGGWSLPPDSRYVTLTGTITRGKKKGQVVDIHLTLTEKELRDLAKSRERLDAECEAGEGSKRTCSLGVCQGPHVVLWSISCAPVVFLLSFITSFYYGTLTWYNVFLVYNEERTFWHKITICPFLIIFYPMLIMPMALSLALYSAVVQVSWAFSEWWQAVRDLEKGFCGWACGKLGLEDCSPYSIVELLDSDTVSGTLQSKAPSELAQTSSV, from the exons ATGGCACAGGTAGAGGAGCCTCAAACTGAAGGAGAGGGCAGCCCCCAGATGATCTCCTTAAGGTCAGACGTATCAGGGAACCATGTGGACGATGGAGAAGTGGGACCCTCCataaggaggaagaggaggaagaagaaagaccCGCGTCCAGAGTCTATTATTGTCTACCGCTCTGAAATGGAGAGGGCCCCTGGAGAGGACCAAGGCGGTgaggagggagcagagaggagcgCAGAGGAGGGAGCTAAATTCCTCTGCACACCTACAGGCGAAG ggggaggctggagccttcctccaGACAGCCGCTACGTGACCCTGACAGGCACCATCACCCGAGGAAAGAAGAAGGGTCAGGTGGTGGACATTCACCTTACTTTGACAGAGAAGGAACTCAGGGATCTGGCTAAGTCAAGGGAACGTCTTGATGCAGAGTGTGAGGCAGGGGAAGGCTCTAAACGGACCTGCAGCTTAGGTGTGTGCCAGGGACCCCATGTCGTCCTGTGGAGCATCTCCTGTGCCCCTGTggttttcctcctctccttcatcacCTCCTTCTACTACGGCACTCTCACTTGGTACAATGTCTTCCTGGTGTACAATGAGGAGCGGACGTTCTGGCACAAGATTACAATATGCCCCTTCCTCATCATCTTCTACCCCATGCTCATCATGCCCATGGCGCTGTCTCTGGCTCTGTACTCCGCTGTGGTGCAGGTGTCCTGGGCCTTCAGCGAGTGGTGGCAGGCTGTGAGAGACCTGGAGAAAGGCTTCTGCGGCTGGGCCTGTGGGAAGCTGGGACTGGAGGACTGTTCCCCCTATAGCATAGTAGAGCTGCTTGACTCTGATACTGTTTCTGGCACTCTGCAGAGCAAGGCCCCCAGTGAACTCGCCCAGACATCATCAGTGTGA
- the xrcc5 gene encoding X-ray repair cross-complementing protein 5 isoform X2, whose product MAGAKSALVLCMDVGFSMSNSAPDEEPSFELAKKVIQKFVQRQVFAETKDELALVLFGTDSTKNSLDQDGQYQNITVHRHLMVPDFELLEEIENQIHPESQQADWLDALVVCMDLLQTETKGKKYDRLIIALLTDLNAQASPEQLDVISENLKQAGITLQFFLPFPVEDDEEGGGDADRRGPSHPGTGKGLSREQKNGLDMVKHVMLSLDEEDGLDEIYSFRNAIEQLCMFKRIERRPMAWPCQLTIGNSLPIRIVGYKAVTEERLKKSWITVDAQTTQRDDVKRETVYCLDDDNETEVQKDDTIQGFRYGSDIVPFSKVDQDQMKYKHDGKCFAVLGFTKQNMVRRHQFMGSQVVKMFPGKDDEHAGVALSALIRALDELQMVAIVRYAYDRRSNPQVGAAFPCIKRDYECLIYVQLPFMEDFHGRQFTFPSLKNNKRFTPSDTQLSAVDSLIDSMMLVEEDDNAETKDIFKVHHIPNPHFQRHFQCLHHRAVSPGTPLPPMEPWLKAALERPDVITERCQAPLEEIKRKFPLTEVEKKKKLKTSAQIFGKDSEEPDARKAKGDEEEEEYNLAGIAEGSVTSVGSVDPARDFHTLIKQKSLPFGEVCQQLTHRIEQLLSNKNTHYYMKSITCIQAFREQSVKLGNADLYNSYLQSLKRSIPNRGLEVFWDLLVQDAITLISKDEVEGSTVSKIEANQFLVAEEKKEEAAAPPAEDTGDVDDLLDMM is encoded by the exons atggcAGGTGCTAAA tcAGCATTGGTATTGTGTATGGATGTTGGGTTCTCCATGTCCAACTCTGCCCCGGATGAAGAGCCCTCCTTTGAACTTGCTAAAAAAGTCATCCAGAAGTTTGTCCAGCGCCAG GTTTTTGCAGAGACCAAGGATGAACTGGCTTTAGTTCTGTTTGGCACAGACTCCACCAAGAACTCACTGGACCAAGATGGCCAGTACCAGAACATCACTGTGCATCGCCACCTCATGGTGCCTGATTTTGAGCTTCTGGAGGAAATAGAGAATCAGATCCATCCAGAGAGTCAGCAGGCTGATT GGCTAGATGCTCTTGTTGTCTGCATGGATCTCcttcagacagaaacaaa GGGGAAGAAGTATGATCGTCTCATCATTGCCCTCCTGACTGACCTCAACGCTCAGGCCAGCCCAGAGCAGCTCGACGTTATTAGTGAAAACCTGAAACAAGCTGGCATCACCCTGCAGTTTTT TTTGCCTTTCCCTGtggaggatgatgaagagggTGGAGGAGATGCGGACAGAAGAGGCCCCAGTCACCCGGGCACAGGTAAAGGTCTGTCCAGGGAACAGAAGAATGGCCTGGACATGGTGAAACACGTCATGCTGAGCCTGGATGAGGAAGACGGCCTGGATGAAATTTACTCCTTCAG GAATGCAATCGAACAGCTGTGTATGTTCAAGCGTATCGAGAGGAGACCCATGGCCTGGCCCTGTCAGCTGACCATTGGCAACTCTCTGCCCATCCGTATTGTTGGATACAAAGCA GTGACAGAAGAGAGACTGAAGAAATCGTGGATTACGGTTGATGCTCAAACCACCCAGAGAGACGACGTGAAGAGAGAGACTGTCTACTGTCTGGATGATGACAATGAGACAGAGGTGCAGAAGGACGATACCATCCAAG gtTTTCGTTATGGAAGTGACATTGTTCCCTTCTCCAAAGTAGATCAAGACCAGATGAAATACAAGCACGATGGGAAGTGCTTTGCTGTTCTTGGCTTCACCAAACAGAACATG GTACGTCGGCATCAGTTCATGGGGAGTCAAGTCGTCAAGATGTTTCCTGGCAAGGACGATGAG CATGCAGGAGTTGCGCTGTCCGCTCTCATCCGAGCGCTAGATGAGCTCCAAATGGTGGCCATTGTACGGTACGCCTATGACCGGCGTAGCAACCCTCAAGTAGGGGCAGCCTTCCCGTGCATCAAGCGGGACTATGAG TGTCTGATTTACGTCCAGCTGCCCTTCATGGAAGACTTTCATGGAAGACAGTTTACGTTTCCTTCTCTTAAGAATAACAAACGGTTCACTCCATCAG ACACCCAGCTGTCAGCTGTGGACTCTCTCATTGACTCCATGATGTTGGTAGAAGAGGATGATAATGCAGAAACAAAGGACATTTTCAAGGTCCACCACATTCCCAACCCTCACTTCCAGAGGCACTTCCAG TGTCTGCATCATCGGGCAGTGAGCCCCGGCACCCCTCTTCCCCCCATGGAGCCATGGCTGAAGGCTGCTCTTGAGCGCCCTGATGTCATTACTGAACGTTGCCAAGCTCCACTGGAGGAGATAAAGAGGAAGTTTCCTCTCACAGAagtggagaagaaaaagaagctgAAGACTAGTGCTCAGATATTTGGCAAAGA CTCAGAAGAGCCAGATGCCAGGAAGGCAAaaggagatgaagaagaggaggaatatAACCTGGCTGGCATTGCCGAAGGCTCTGTTACTTCG GTGGGAAGCGTGGATCCAGCCCGAGACTTCCATACTCTAATCAAGCAGAAGAGTCTTCCATTTGGAGAGG TCTGTCAGCAACTGACTCACAGGATAGAGCAGTTGCTTAGCAACAAGAACACGCACTACTACATGAAAAGCATCACCTGTATCCAGGCTTTTAGAGAGCAGTCCGTTAAG CTGGGGAATGCCGATCTGTACAACAGCTACCTCCAGTCCCTGAAAAGAAGCATCCCAAACAGAGGGCTGGAGGTCTTCTGGGACCTGCTTGTTCAAG atgCAATAACTCTGATCAGCAAGGATGAGGTTGAAGGAAGCACCGTATCTAAAATCGAAGCTAATCAG TTTCTGGTTGctgaggagaagaaagaggaggcgGCCGCCCCACCAGCTGAAGATACTGGAGATGTTGATGACTTG CTGGACATGATGTAA
- the xrcc5 gene encoding X-ray repair cross-complementing protein 5 isoform X3: MFGHDTEANVIEFTQNSSALVLCMDVGFSMSNSAPDEEPSFELAKKVIQKFVQRQVFAETKDELALVLFGTDSTKNSLDQDGQYQNITVHRHLMVPDFELLEEIENQIHPESQQADWLDALVVCMDLLQTETKGKKYDRLIIALLTDLNAQASPEQLDVISENLKQAGITLQFFLPFPVEDDEEGGGDADRRGPSHPGTGKGLSREQKNGLDMVKHVMLSLDEEDGLDEIYSFRNAIEQLCMFKRIERRPMAWPCQLTIGNSLPIRIVGYKAVTEERLKKSWITVDAQTTQRDDVKRETVYCLDDDNETEVQKDDTIQGFRYGSDIVPFSKVDQDQMKYKHDGKCFAVLGFTKQNMVRRHQFMGSQVVKMFPGKDDEHAGVALSALIRALDELQMVAIVRYAYDRRSNPQVGAAFPCIKRDYECLIYVQLPFMEDFHGRQFTFPSLKNNKRFTPSDTQLSAVDSLIDSMMLVEEDDNAETKDIFKVHHIPNPHFQRHFQCLHHRAVSPGTPLPPMEPWLKAALERPDVITERCQAPLEEIKRKFPLTEVEKKKKLKTSAQIFGKDSEEPDARKAKGDEEEEEYNLAGIAEGSVTSVGSVDPARDFHTLIKQKSLPFGEVCQQLTHRIEQLLSNKNTHYYMKSITCIQAFREQSVKLGNADLYNSYLQSLKRSIPNRGLEVFWDLLVQDAITLISKDEVEGSTVSKIEANQSY, translated from the exons ATGTTTGGACATGATACTGAAGCAAACGTTATTGAATTTACACAAAACTCA tcAGCATTGGTATTGTGTATGGATGTTGGGTTCTCCATGTCCAACTCTGCCCCGGATGAAGAGCCCTCCTTTGAACTTGCTAAAAAAGTCATCCAGAAGTTTGTCCAGCGCCAG GTTTTTGCAGAGACCAAGGATGAACTGGCTTTAGTTCTGTTTGGCACAGACTCCACCAAGAACTCACTGGACCAAGATGGCCAGTACCAGAACATCACTGTGCATCGCCACCTCATGGTGCCTGATTTTGAGCTTCTGGAGGAAATAGAGAATCAGATCCATCCAGAGAGTCAGCAGGCTGATT GGCTAGATGCTCTTGTTGTCTGCATGGATCTCcttcagacagaaacaaa GGGGAAGAAGTATGATCGTCTCATCATTGCCCTCCTGACTGACCTCAACGCTCAGGCCAGCCCAGAGCAGCTCGACGTTATTAGTGAAAACCTGAAACAAGCTGGCATCACCCTGCAGTTTTT TTTGCCTTTCCCTGtggaggatgatgaagagggTGGAGGAGATGCGGACAGAAGAGGCCCCAGTCACCCGGGCACAGGTAAAGGTCTGTCCAGGGAACAGAAGAATGGCCTGGACATGGTGAAACACGTCATGCTGAGCCTGGATGAGGAAGACGGCCTGGATGAAATTTACTCCTTCAG GAATGCAATCGAACAGCTGTGTATGTTCAAGCGTATCGAGAGGAGACCCATGGCCTGGCCCTGTCAGCTGACCATTGGCAACTCTCTGCCCATCCGTATTGTTGGATACAAAGCA GTGACAGAAGAGAGACTGAAGAAATCGTGGATTACGGTTGATGCTCAAACCACCCAGAGAGACGACGTGAAGAGAGAGACTGTCTACTGTCTGGATGATGACAATGAGACAGAGGTGCAGAAGGACGATACCATCCAAG gtTTTCGTTATGGAAGTGACATTGTTCCCTTCTCCAAAGTAGATCAAGACCAGATGAAATACAAGCACGATGGGAAGTGCTTTGCTGTTCTTGGCTTCACCAAACAGAACATG GTACGTCGGCATCAGTTCATGGGGAGTCAAGTCGTCAAGATGTTTCCTGGCAAGGACGATGAG CATGCAGGAGTTGCGCTGTCCGCTCTCATCCGAGCGCTAGATGAGCTCCAAATGGTGGCCATTGTACGGTACGCCTATGACCGGCGTAGCAACCCTCAAGTAGGGGCAGCCTTCCCGTGCATCAAGCGGGACTATGAG TGTCTGATTTACGTCCAGCTGCCCTTCATGGAAGACTTTCATGGAAGACAGTTTACGTTTCCTTCTCTTAAGAATAACAAACGGTTCACTCCATCAG ACACCCAGCTGTCAGCTGTGGACTCTCTCATTGACTCCATGATGTTGGTAGAAGAGGATGATAATGCAGAAACAAAGGACATTTTCAAGGTCCACCACATTCCCAACCCTCACTTCCAGAGGCACTTCCAG TGTCTGCATCATCGGGCAGTGAGCCCCGGCACCCCTCTTCCCCCCATGGAGCCATGGCTGAAGGCTGCTCTTGAGCGCCCTGATGTCATTACTGAACGTTGCCAAGCTCCACTGGAGGAGATAAAGAGGAAGTTTCCTCTCACAGAagtggagaagaaaaagaagctgAAGACTAGTGCTCAGATATTTGGCAAAGA CTCAGAAGAGCCAGATGCCAGGAAGGCAAaaggagatgaagaagaggaggaatatAACCTGGCTGGCATTGCCGAAGGCTCTGTTACTTCG GTGGGAAGCGTGGATCCAGCCCGAGACTTCCATACTCTAATCAAGCAGAAGAGTCTTCCATTTGGAGAGG TCTGTCAGCAACTGACTCACAGGATAGAGCAGTTGCTTAGCAACAAGAACACGCACTACTACATGAAAAGCATCACCTGTATCCAGGCTTTTAGAGAGCAGTCCGTTAAG CTGGGGAATGCCGATCTGTACAACAGCTACCTCCAGTCCCTGAAAAGAAGCATCCCAAACAGAGGGCTGGAGGTCTTCTGGGACCTGCTTGTTCAAG atgCAATAACTCTGATCAGCAAGGATGAGGTTGAAGGAAGCACCGTATCTAAAATCGAAGCTAATCAG TCCTACTGA
- the xrcc5 gene encoding X-ray repair cross-complementing protein 5 isoform X1: protein MFGHDTEANVIEFTQNSSALVLCMDVGFSMSNSAPDEEPSFELAKKVIQKFVQRQVFAETKDELALVLFGTDSTKNSLDQDGQYQNITVHRHLMVPDFELLEEIENQIHPESQQADWLDALVVCMDLLQTETKGKKYDRLIIALLTDLNAQASPEQLDVISENLKQAGITLQFFLPFPVEDDEEGGGDADRRGPSHPGTGKGLSREQKNGLDMVKHVMLSLDEEDGLDEIYSFRNAIEQLCMFKRIERRPMAWPCQLTIGNSLPIRIVGYKAVTEERLKKSWITVDAQTTQRDDVKRETVYCLDDDNETEVQKDDTIQGFRYGSDIVPFSKVDQDQMKYKHDGKCFAVLGFTKQNMVRRHQFMGSQVVKMFPGKDDEHAGVALSALIRALDELQMVAIVRYAYDRRSNPQVGAAFPCIKRDYECLIYVQLPFMEDFHGRQFTFPSLKNNKRFTPSDTQLSAVDSLIDSMMLVEEDDNAETKDIFKVHHIPNPHFQRHFQCLHHRAVSPGTPLPPMEPWLKAALERPDVITERCQAPLEEIKRKFPLTEVEKKKKLKTSAQIFGKDSEEPDARKAKGDEEEEEYNLAGIAEGSVTSVGSVDPARDFHTLIKQKSLPFGEVCQQLTHRIEQLLSNKNTHYYMKSITCIQAFREQSVKLGNADLYNSYLQSLKRSIPNRGLEVFWDLLVQDAITLISKDEVEGSTVSKIEANQFLVAEEKKEEAAAPPAEDTGDVDDLLDMM, encoded by the exons ATGTTTGGACATGATACTGAAGCAAACGTTATTGAATTTACACAAAACTCA tcAGCATTGGTATTGTGTATGGATGTTGGGTTCTCCATGTCCAACTCTGCCCCGGATGAAGAGCCCTCCTTTGAACTTGCTAAAAAAGTCATCCAGAAGTTTGTCCAGCGCCAG GTTTTTGCAGAGACCAAGGATGAACTGGCTTTAGTTCTGTTTGGCACAGACTCCACCAAGAACTCACTGGACCAAGATGGCCAGTACCAGAACATCACTGTGCATCGCCACCTCATGGTGCCTGATTTTGAGCTTCTGGAGGAAATAGAGAATCAGATCCATCCAGAGAGTCAGCAGGCTGATT GGCTAGATGCTCTTGTTGTCTGCATGGATCTCcttcagacagaaacaaa GGGGAAGAAGTATGATCGTCTCATCATTGCCCTCCTGACTGACCTCAACGCTCAGGCCAGCCCAGAGCAGCTCGACGTTATTAGTGAAAACCTGAAACAAGCTGGCATCACCCTGCAGTTTTT TTTGCCTTTCCCTGtggaggatgatgaagagggTGGAGGAGATGCGGACAGAAGAGGCCCCAGTCACCCGGGCACAGGTAAAGGTCTGTCCAGGGAACAGAAGAATGGCCTGGACATGGTGAAACACGTCATGCTGAGCCTGGATGAGGAAGACGGCCTGGATGAAATTTACTCCTTCAG GAATGCAATCGAACAGCTGTGTATGTTCAAGCGTATCGAGAGGAGACCCATGGCCTGGCCCTGTCAGCTGACCATTGGCAACTCTCTGCCCATCCGTATTGTTGGATACAAAGCA GTGACAGAAGAGAGACTGAAGAAATCGTGGATTACGGTTGATGCTCAAACCACCCAGAGAGACGACGTGAAGAGAGAGACTGTCTACTGTCTGGATGATGACAATGAGACAGAGGTGCAGAAGGACGATACCATCCAAG gtTTTCGTTATGGAAGTGACATTGTTCCCTTCTCCAAAGTAGATCAAGACCAGATGAAATACAAGCACGATGGGAAGTGCTTTGCTGTTCTTGGCTTCACCAAACAGAACATG GTACGTCGGCATCAGTTCATGGGGAGTCAAGTCGTCAAGATGTTTCCTGGCAAGGACGATGAG CATGCAGGAGTTGCGCTGTCCGCTCTCATCCGAGCGCTAGATGAGCTCCAAATGGTGGCCATTGTACGGTACGCCTATGACCGGCGTAGCAACCCTCAAGTAGGGGCAGCCTTCCCGTGCATCAAGCGGGACTATGAG TGTCTGATTTACGTCCAGCTGCCCTTCATGGAAGACTTTCATGGAAGACAGTTTACGTTTCCTTCTCTTAAGAATAACAAACGGTTCACTCCATCAG ACACCCAGCTGTCAGCTGTGGACTCTCTCATTGACTCCATGATGTTGGTAGAAGAGGATGATAATGCAGAAACAAAGGACATTTTCAAGGTCCACCACATTCCCAACCCTCACTTCCAGAGGCACTTCCAG TGTCTGCATCATCGGGCAGTGAGCCCCGGCACCCCTCTTCCCCCCATGGAGCCATGGCTGAAGGCTGCTCTTGAGCGCCCTGATGTCATTACTGAACGTTGCCAAGCTCCACTGGAGGAGATAAAGAGGAAGTTTCCTCTCACAGAagtggagaagaaaaagaagctgAAGACTAGTGCTCAGATATTTGGCAAAGA CTCAGAAGAGCCAGATGCCAGGAAGGCAAaaggagatgaagaagaggaggaatatAACCTGGCTGGCATTGCCGAAGGCTCTGTTACTTCG GTGGGAAGCGTGGATCCAGCCCGAGACTTCCATACTCTAATCAAGCAGAAGAGTCTTCCATTTGGAGAGG TCTGTCAGCAACTGACTCACAGGATAGAGCAGTTGCTTAGCAACAAGAACACGCACTACTACATGAAAAGCATCACCTGTATCCAGGCTTTTAGAGAGCAGTCCGTTAAG CTGGGGAATGCCGATCTGTACAACAGCTACCTCCAGTCCCTGAAAAGAAGCATCCCAAACAGAGGGCTGGAGGTCTTCTGGGACCTGCTTGTTCAAG atgCAATAACTCTGATCAGCAAGGATGAGGTTGAAGGAAGCACCGTATCTAAAATCGAAGCTAATCAG TTTCTGGTTGctgaggagaagaaagaggaggcgGCCGCCCCACCAGCTGAAGATACTGGAGATGTTGATGACTTG CTGGACATGATGTAA